The nucleotide window TACTGATCATTGAGGTTGTTGTCGTGAATTCAATCGTTACTGCTGAATACTCGGTCCCGGAGTCCGGTCAGTTGCTTGAGGTAGCGCCCGGTGTCTTGTGGCTGAGAATGCCGCTGCCTTTCGAGCTGGACCATATCAATCTCTACCTTCTCGATGATATCGATGGCTGGATCGTAGTGGATTGTGGCCTTGGAAACTCAGACACACGCACCGTTTGGCAGAATGTTATTGCCAGTAGTCTGCAAGGCAGGCCGATCAAGAAAGTAATCCTTACCCATGCTCATGTTGATCATATCGGTGCGGCAGGCTGGTTATGTCAGTACACGGGTGCACCGCTTTGGGTTACAGCCGGTGAGCAGGCAACGGCTGAAGAATATTCTCTGCTGCGAGGCGATAACGCTGACACATTTTCGTCTCAGGCTAATAATTTTCTGCACCGGCTGGGGATGGATGAGCAACAAGTTTCAGGAATCATGGGGATTTTCACCGGTATATCCGCGCTGGTTCATCCGCTGCCGGACAGGATAGAGGAATTAACAGCAGGGATGAGCGTTCAGGCGGGCGAAGTTCAGTGGCGGGTGATTGTCTCGGAGGGCCATTCAGAGGCCCATGCCTGTTTGTATTCTGAGGCCCTGGGCGTGTTGATCTCAGGTGATCAGGTGCTGCCTCGTATCAGCTCTAATGTCAGTGTCAGGGCGGCGAAGCCTGAAGCTAATCCGATGCAGTCCTGGATCGAGTCGTTAGAAGGATTAAAAGCGCTACCCGAAGATACGCTGGTGCTTCCGGCTCATGAGCGGCCTTTTTATGGACTCCAGGCGCGGCTTACCGAATTGATTGAGGAGCATATGCAAACCCTGCTCAGAGTTGAGGCTATCTGTTCAGAGCCTCTGACCGTGATGCAGTTGGTCGGAGTAGTCTATCAGCGTAAGTTAAACTTGTTTGATCAATTGCTGGCCGGAGGGGAGTGCCTCGCCAATCTGCACTACCTGCTGGCAGAGAAACGTCTTCAATGCTATTACGATGAAAATGAT belongs to Amphritea atlantica and includes:
- a CDS encoding MBL fold metallo-hydrolase, encoding MNSIVTAEYSVPESGQLLEVAPGVLWLRMPLPFELDHINLYLLDDIDGWIVVDCGLGNSDTRTVWQNVIASSLQGRPIKKVILTHAHVDHIGAAGWLCQYTGAPLWVTAGEQATAEEYSLLRGDNADTFSSQANNFLHRLGMDEQQVSGIMGIFTGISALVHPLPDRIEELTAGMSVQAGEVQWRVIVSEGHSEAHACLYSEALGVLISGDQVLPRISSNVSVRAAKPEANPMQSWIESLEGLKALPEDTLVLPAHERPFYGLQARLTELIEEHMQTLLRVEAICSEPLTVMQLVGVVYQRKLNLFDQLLAGGECLANLHYLLAEKRLQCYYDENDVLVFAQPDSF